The DNA window CCACCTTCGCCCAGTTTATGTTGATGTCGTTGACCAAACCGGCAATCATCTCAATCTTTGCCCATGTGAGACTGTCAAAGTTCCCTCCTCTTGCTTGGACcgattttgtgaagatatcacacAGCGGTATATACTCTAGTTGAAGAGATGATTTCTTACTGATACCACGATAGGGATCATTGTTTCCGAAAGAACTTGGCAAGCTGCCTGGAAGGTCTCCTCATCTAAGGCCACGGAGAAGTCGCTCCCTTCGGATGGAAGATGCAGTATTTTAGCGACCGACTCCTCCATCAATTCGAGCCGTTGACCGCCTATGGTTGCGATGATTGATCCTTCGGTGAGGATTGCGGTTAGGAAAAATTCGTTGACCGCATCCTGGTATAATACGAATGGCCCGCCTAGAAAGTGTTCGAGACCGAACTCGGAGATCCGGGTTAACACCTTCTTTGCTTGAGCCGAACCATTTGCCCGAATTTCCTCGAAATCGACTtggatgatgtgtttgaacaacactgaatcgcgacccattttatataatatgacCGAGAGATCAAGATAGTAAAGGTTTGAGAGAGTTGAGAAAGCtgaaagctagagagagaaagccgattcgctgagaatgaaagaaaatgactaaggaccctatttatagtcgcagtttggaattccaaccgcCGCGAACAGTCACATCACGGTTAGGCGGGAACTTTCCCTTTAAAGACTTTGAGcgggaaaccatgggcgggaattAATGAGCGGGAATTTATAGGCGGGAAtccatgggcgggaattttccctccaaagtttCTGAGCGGCACTTTTGAGCGTGTTTTTCTttgcggttatttaaccggcaATGAAGCGGTTCTTCTTGTAACCGTTTATTAAATGAAGCGGTTTATTAACCGCGATGATGCGGTTTTTGAGTTTGACCAGATTTTTCAACGAAGTAATTTATCGATATTAACCGGTTAGTTAGATGGATGGATATTCTAATATTTCGAATTTTTGACCCGGTTATCAAGCTTAGAAATCAGATAATCATTGAAAGAACATAATAGAAACTGATACATTGATCGGTTtagaatacataagaaatagaaatacaacttatgtaataactattCCAGAGAGCTTGTCCTCCACCCCATCCTTATCGAGAACATTCGATGGGGATGCGGGTGTAcctggtccaaattctggacgatACTTAAGAAAGAGCCGGCTTAAGtgaggagcgtaaccgagaCCTCTTTTGGTCTCCACCATAGTCCTCAGGTTTTTGtatatgaccgatgaccaatttatcGTTGTATTgctgacaatgtaggtcatcatgtcaaaaacCTTTTTAGAGTAGTGTTGGTTTAGAGATTGGCAaatgatggatcggttgacaatctcgtaaaggagttggatgtggtgggcaaggcgggttttcagcccgaggttctccaccggcacctcggttccggagaacagttCCGAATAGTCGGTCGCAGCACTAcccacccgggatgggaaatcggaaaaccttcagtgggtaaattGAACATTTGAGCGAATGTGCTCTCTTCCAGAAAAACGAAGCGGCCTCTCATCGTGGAAACAATGAAGTCTCCTCTCATAGatgcattgttgaagaactcggtTACTTCCGGAATGAGTAtaggaccggattcttcgagaaagacACGAAGACCAGTGTCGATTAGTGATTCGAACATGAGTTCCTTTGTTTTCAGATCATCATATTCAAGGCATGAATCGAAATCAATGCTCAAATAGTACCTTAGTGTTCGGCTCGACATGTTTTCAGACTttgccaagagagagagagttcaaggaAGTTTTGATTTTAGGATGTGGTAAATTGATAAggtggggttccttatatagatccgaaattggagggaaaatagggACATTTAATtctgaaattcagttttgtctaatttatgaagggaatatttatgtttccgaaactccttgggaaggagttacttttgaccggttgcggagctcgaggtaaggaatctagttagaaagtaactaagttATGTATGTAGTTAGAAGTTGAAATTTACGTTTCATTAATGAGAGAGAGATACAAGAAACCGAAGTAGACGTAGTGAAAACCGAAAAGAGACGTAATCTAAGGCAAAATGATCATAGTAGAGTGAGATAATGATACAACCGgttcgtacagcaaaatgaccggttgtaggaaggagtgacttaattcCCGGAGTTCaggtggcggttcctcctcttccacgccttctcgaaccgctcataaaatgagtcggCAACCTCCTTGGTCATAACTTGAgcctggttcaacccttctCCCGGACAGAGAGGAATCCGAAGTTCCAAAAGTAGGCAACTAATCTGAGGGATGAGGCCAGTTTGGCgaatgccgatcatccagatcaggacatcgaacaacacccttgaccagttgactggTGTGTTCGTTTTGATGGCAGACATCATGTTAAAAACTGTAACACAGTAGGTGTTTGTCACATCCCTACCTAGGATGCTTCGGCCGATAACATCGTTGAGAAACTGGTACTCAGCTCTCAGCGATGAcctggcaccgtggtcatcGACCGGGCGGTTTGACCGAGCAAAGCTTAAGGAGATTTCGGCATTTACTTCAGCCGGAACGTTTAGGTCAGTGAGCCCTTGCTTTGGAAGATCGAAGCATCTGGCAAAGTCACTTTCTGTGAAATCAAACACGGTCCCTCCCACTTTGGACTAAATGTTGGTGTCGAAGTGAGGGGTACCTCGgaaaaccctggcattgtagaagAATTCCAGGACTGTTTCTGGGAAGATGACAtatttgtcatctagaaaatgtttgagaccggtgtcttcaagtgacttaatcatcttgaagacttcataatgctcagtgccttgagctgaatcgaaatccacttgaagtaTGTTTGGAAaatgagacattttgtcttagtaagaGAATAGGTTAGAGCTTGTTATTGTTTTGTCTAAGGTTtgtctaacttatatattagtggagggatgatagtattatccagtgtgtAGCAGGTAATagtgtctattaaccatagggtaaagcattttgcatgaaataggcatgtctAAAACCTAGGATgtgggtcataggcctggacgatgaaagatatcatatcttcacgtcttttgaggtatgaccgtgttaggatcggggacgcccttggaggaccggggtgtttccggttttagaaagggtggccgcttacacaacacactttggtgatagtccggttataGACTACAACCGCTCTCAGCACTatgcaaactgtcacagactcttgaaccgcgttcaagggcggaaatgtctgttttagtctgaagcaacgtatgcgacttagaagatgtttatgaggagtcggttttagaaatatgagtggaccggtttttgatctaaggagtaagattgttttggtttggttaggttaagtgagtaagcaggAAGGTAAAgaaaatgacacgagacaagattatttatggatgttcggagcaaaccctcctacgtcaccccttcctctcaggttatgagaaggatctccactaactttcaaagttacaataattacactgccggtcgagcctaacttactactcgccggttacaccaactcacacttgatgtaatacaataacacaacaatagctttcggtaaatgacacaacggttttagatcgcgcgtgagatttctttatctctctaagattttcgtaactcttcattaatgaggtcgcttcgtcttccttttatagtgaagatgatcccaacggtcattttcttctctcaccgtgggattggttaattcagagtcacgccggtgcagagaggttgcttgtacgtttcaccttcctaacacttggcaaATATGCAAAtactcctcaggtaaagatgacgtagccggtttgcagattcgaacacgtgtcaggcatgcaccctccggctgtcgaagtcggatcagtatatcatcattgtttttatcgcatgcttctgatcggatcttatcttcttttatttctccaagacacgtctatttcgtcatattacgtcatctttgtagtcttttagtttccggttgactcttacatagtatagtccggctgggaTGTTGACTTTTCTTTGTTAGCCGGTCCCTTGAGAAtgttgaaaccggttcctcttgatcttgacttgatcgcttggaactggatttcatTGAAGTGATCTTCAACCGGTTTATGAGACTCCAGTCGGTTTATGCAgttcgatctgttcctgcacatggaagttaatagttgtttagttttctggccggttccaaaaattaactttacttaatttttctatcaatttctccctttttgattatttagaataaatattcaaaaattgtaatgtatggccggtttgaaaattaactttcttaatttttctatcaatttctccctttttgattatttagaataaatattcaaaacttgtaatgtatggccggtttgaaaattaactttcttaatttttctatcaatttctccctttttgattatttacaataaatattcaaaacttgtaatgtatggccggtttgaaaaatctttttaactatttctccctatttgatgtttttctgtttaagaaaaatttcaaaacatgttttgatttttcaaagggTGTTTAGTGAAATAGGTACTTTAAAGTATGACAAAAATGTTGACTGGGTTCTGAAATAAAACCAAACACAGATAAATTGTtcataagaaagaaaataaactaaggattggatgatcccccttttcattttctttctccttccgcttcctttcttcttcttccctcgCCTTCCATTCCCTCTCTCTTCGTTCAGCGTCGAATTTCCATCCGGTAAATACgcttgagatgccgggagttcGTTTGCCGAATCCGAAACCGCCACTTACTGGTCTTGGTGGGCGAGACGGTTGAGCAACAATCGGCATGGTACTTGGAATTTCgactgctttcttctttcgcCGGTTGAGTTGTTTgatatcctcttcttcttcttcgtcaagagGTTCTTTGTTTAGTCCGACCGGTTGAATCTATCCTAGACCGCTTCGTTCCGCCAGTTTCATTACGGCCGCAACCGCTTTCCGTTTATTCTTATTCCTTGTTTTCATAGAGTGCGAGGGTTGAGTCGGTGTGGATTCTTGTAGAGCGGCTTTTTCCTCCTCATTGCATTGCTTGGCCAACTCATGATCTTTGTCTTCAATTTCCTTCATTAACCGTTCCCTCTCCTTTTCTTCGTCTTGAAGTTTCTTGGTAGTTTCGGCATCAGAACTGATCTGCGCTTGAGTTTGGACAGCTCCTCAATCTGAGCGGCCATGGCCTGCATCATGTCTATTAGAGGAGCGGTTGCGATTTGAACGGATTCGGCGATCATTGACTTAATTGATGTTTGCACGGTTTCATCTATCATCGACTTGATCGATGTTTGAGTGGTGTTGGCAATTTCGGATTGAATGGATGCCCGGATAGTTTCTGTCAAATTGGTTTCAACGgttgcaatcttctcatcggtAGCAATGTTGTATTTGTGAAGACAAGAGATGATTGTACCAACCACTACTTCCTTTACTTGCTCAAGTTCCGGAGTCTTATCAGTCTGTGGAGGATCACCGCTCCGGTTTTCTATTGTCATGGAGGACTCTCCGGTAACAAAGAAAGGTTTTTGCTTTGATAGAGATCGGCATGAGTTAAGACATGTTTGCACTCGTTCCTCCATTCCGCTTCGAGCCTATCAGTACTTTGAATGAGTTTATCACGCACCGATTGAAAccgctcaaacattcttgattcTATCGGAGTTAATGTTGCCCCTTCTGCCTCCCTCAAGGAATCTTCTACTGCATGTAACCGGGCGTATTCGTGTATCGCCAACGTCTTGTTGAATGCGGCTTGAATGAAGTTGGTACCTGCTAGCTTGAGAGCCTCTTCTTCTAAAGCCAGAAGTTTTTCCCAGTTCTTGTTACCGCTAATGTCGGGGAGCATGTCTGATAACTTTGTTTCGCAACGAAGCTTGACCCACAGGTGGTACGATGAGACCAACTCTTCAGCATCCTTGTTCATATCCAGGAGGAACTCCTGATAcatctccttctcttcttctgcTGAAATGGGGACCTCGGCTTCGGTTACAATCTCAGGTTGTGGACCGATTTGCACTACACTTTTTCCCTTTACCGAAGAATCCTCAATTAGGACTTCTTTGCCTTTGCGAACCTGAATTGGACCTTCAGGTGTGATTGTTGAATCGACTGGCCCGTCTTGAGCAGATTGGAGCGTTGTTTCAGTTGGAACGGATTTGTTCCCCGCCGAGCCGgatggttctttttcttcaatatttccctcctgagcggAGGGATGATGTTCTCAGTGTTGGCCATTTCTTCGACCGGATGGGTTTCACTTTGaccgggtatctcaacctgatcagttGGCTTGAGAAGACTTGTTACGTCGTCTTCGGTTTCACGATGTAGAGTTTGGACCACGTCCACTATAATCTCTGAGGTTCTTAAACCTACTTCAACCATTATTTCATCGAGTTTCTTGTTcggggacttggagttttcagaatGAATACTAACCTCTTCTACCTCCTTCGATGTTGACTtggtttcttggctccccgagggttcggtttgccttgatgaTGGAGAGTCGACTGGAATGGGATGGACTGTGTTGATGGGAGTGGGCTGAAAGATGTCTGCGGTTCTTTTTGGTGAATGATCCGAGGagagagttttctcggagtctgCCGGTTTGTTGGAGCTCTTCTTTGCGGATGTCTTCCTCCTTCCCTTTTTCTTCTAAGAGGCCtcggcttgaaccgccttcccCTTGGGATCTTCTTGTTTCGAACTTTCACCAGCGGTGCGGATGAGCTGGTTCCTTTTGATGACTTTGTTCTAGAGGACTTCGGCCTAGCCGCTTTAGCAGTTTTCTTGCTCATTTGCTCAGAGTTAAGAACATTGGCGGATGgaagcggttcaccttcaccgagttccacattaaggaacttaaTAATCTTCACTATTTGCATTGcaaaggcctgaacccggccatccttctttaCCACCATTTCGCAGAACTGTTCGAACAAACGGTTCCCTAGtctatcttgtcaccgcggacaatcgccatcatcatctttaaCTTCAGcttggtcaggttatcgaagtttcCTCCTCTACCCTGAAGTGATCTTGAGGTTATGTTCAGCAGCCATCTAAACTCcggcttgagtttgttcttccgctTGAGTGAGTTACCAGATCCTTGTCGTCAGCCGATATAACCAACTGGACCGCGTTGGATTCTGCGTCTGTCATGCTTGTTTTGAAGTCCAGCCTAGTATTTGGCAAACCGAGTGCTTCAGAAAAGATCTCCTTCGTGATGATAACCGCTTTGCCGTTCACGGTGGTGGAGACCGTCCTCTTCGTTAGAGTCGTCGTCGCCAGGAACTCCATAACCTCCGTCGGGTGcacgatgaacggaccagacagATACGTTTCTAATCCTGAATCCCTTAGCGATTGTAGCACGGCCTTGTTCTCTTCCGCagcgtgttcgtcgatgtcgttgaaatcgacctgcaacatgtaTTGGAAAGGTGCTTTAGCTAGAGCCATGATGATTTTGTgagtgaagaagatgaagaacaacgaTGATCGGAAGTTAGAGAGATTTtaagaattttagagagagaaagcttgtgcaaataatgaactgttttgaacttatataggaagcggttttgaacggttggaagatgaaCTGTCACTTGGTTATgattttggcgccaactttctctccaaaagttactgtagtaattttcggcggtaaatgcgaaGAATACAATGGGCGGTAATTTTTGTGCGCGGTAAAACCGTGGgggtaagtttttcaaacttattCAGACTTAGTTTGTGATTTTTGATTTACCGGAagcttgttaaccggaagttttcgTTTAACATGGAGTCCTTTGTTTATTCAGatcaaaaccggaaagaaatGTAATGTGAAGAACCGGAGACTTTAAAATTGGGAAAATTTTATAGATGAGTCCGAAACATAGAATAATGAAGTGGTTTTCCGGTcctacaacaaaatgaccagagaACCGGAAAATACAGATAGATTAAACTAGATCGATCCAATCCCCCTCGATCATTCTGACAAGCCATATGTtcacggtgttgtcgggtgtccgttcctcaatcctcgatatccatctatttagcatggatagagtcagggtgttggccggtccgacaggaacaccgggcCCGAGGTTGCGGCGATGATCCTCCAAGAATCGAGTGATTTGTGGAGCGAAACTGATCCTTCCCCTTGGAGCGGTGATGAGCTTCTTCAAATTGTTTAAGAGGTAGGAAGCCCAGTTGATGGGCGATTttcggatgatggctatcatgatgtcgaaagcctcccggttatagttttggttgggcattcggcccatgatagaccgctgaaccaagtcatgaaagacttggtatttAGGAGCGAGTTTGTCCTTCTCTCCGTGGTCGGCGACCGGTTcgatggaggaggagaagatataggcgtagtcttccttagccggaaagaaCGGCGTTGTGAAGTCTGAgaatccttcggttggaaggtcgAAGAATAGAGCAAAGTGTTCTTCGGTAAGCCGAAGAAATTTCCCGTTAATGATGGTACGAATGCTACCATCATTAAGAATATGcccgttgttgaagaactcgtacACCTcatcttcgaggatggtgtctgatcCTTCAAGGAATTCTTGTAGCCCCGATTCTACGATCGGTTGGAATATGCTTTTGTGAAACCGGCCATTTCTTATTTCTTGGAAGTTAACTATGATTGTGTTTCGTAGTTCAGCATTCATTTTGGAGAAGAGTGAGATTTGAGAATCGAacagagttctttgaactttcaagcttagagagagaagagtattGGAAGTGTGTTTGAAGTCAAAGGATTAGgtccccttttatagcctgagcggttgggtgcattaaatgagaatattttgaaaaatcagaccgtttatgtctggtcataaatgcCTTGTCAATTTTCAAGAGGATAAGGGTATGTCTAGTCTAAtcggatcaggcatgcttcttgaaagcgaatatttctgtttacaagagtgatttgatttggtttgatacggcgcatttaatgttggttatttactttaggatttctttgtttttgattgagaaagaaagaaattgtcTTCATTAATACAAAGTActaaaccggtagtacaacaaaattaccagTTTAGGAAAGGATAAAGGAGATGAGGAAGAGTTAAACGTTTGATGACCCGACCGCTTGATTCCTCTTGGCCttagctgcttcccaccggtcgatcagctcttggattctctccttcgtgagcacatgcttcggatggagagtgacgaagggtccggagtggatatccAGACTAGCACAAAAACCACTTAGCTAAGGAgcatagccggttttgtttgaaagaatcatcttcttcaggttgctgaagatgatcgaggaccagtttaccggtgtcccaaccgtaacggcaatcatcatctcaaaaAGCCTCTAGGTGTAGTAGTAGCCTTTCTCTCTACCCAGAATGGACTTTtccagaatctcacaaagaagttggtatttgtgagagagttggcttttagcaccccaaggtctaaccgggatgtcagagttggagaaccgatgacacatttcttcaatggtcaccggagagtaggttagatcggttaccccttcagtgggcaaaccgcagtattcagcgaaatccgtcttgCTGAATAGAAAGGACTGACCGTAAActcgtgcaacgattatgtctcggtgcacttcctttgcagtctggaagaattcatcgactactaggtagtcgaggaTGAATCTGTTTTCCAGAAATCCTTTTAtaccgcttctttcaacggctaagaacatttctttgacatcgtgatcttcgtattgataaatcgagttgaaatcagccaagagaattttctttgctagtgggtcggagttcatgttcttgaggtAGTTTAAGCTCAAGATAGTTTTGTGAATAGTAGATTTTTGTGAAGAGTTGTGCGGATttgagggtggtttatatagtcaggggttcggctagatcaataggttaagcatgcttagtgatgtcatcaattagttaataggctttaacttgttgaagtgtataatgtttatttccaatgcaaagctaattattactaagatattcatgatgacaaaaatctattgacaagatgtgagtctccctctcttgatgatggacacatgtcgtcatctcgattgaggtaaactattttattagttacgggcttcatttctcaaggaaTGCATGAAAACACGGTTAGCtatcccaagttaaccggaaaagttcaatcCATCGAAACCAGAGTGTATTTATACTAATCGGTTTTCCATggccggttttagttggatattttattccgatgtgaagaaatgttgaatcATATCAACATTTGTTTAGCTTTGGATTAAGTATATCCACTTCTACCAGGTCATTTCAACCGCCTAGTAAATATTCATGTGGTTCGACATCATGAAGTGAttaggcataaccggagacttcctcttggttagcatccttgaattttcaatggcctatttgaatatggtttgagaagtgAGAGTTTCTCCCTGAACATATATCCTggtttttcataattatgtatGTAAGCAGTATGCATGATCATGgtataagttgcttaacattagtaattcctagaatatttctgaaatgagaaaacttagcttcctgtagcggtttggtaAAGATGTCTgctacttgttgctcagttgagacatattccaaccggatgtgtctctcctgaacatgctcccggatgaaatgatgtcttatatcaatatgcttcgttcttgagtgcaacaccggattgtatgtgatcgttATCGCGctagtgttgtcacaaaatattggtgattcCTCAACTACTACgccaaagtcccttagttgttgttggatccagaggagttgtgcacagcagcttccggctgctatataTTCTGCCTTTGCGGTTGACGTTACAactgaggtctgtttcttgctgctccaagtaacGAGGCGGTCACCCAGGAAttggcaggttccacttgtactatttctatcgattttgcatcccgcgtaatccgcgtctgagtagcttatgagattgaaacttgagtcttttggataccaaagtcccacgtcttgagttcccttcagatatttcaatattcttttagccgcagtgtaatgtgattgctttggattggcttggaatctcccgtatactccaaccgcaaacaagatGTCTGGTCGGCTGGTTGTTAAGTATAGCATGGATCCAATCATTCCCCGATATgatgtgatgtcaacggcttgaccatcctcatctttgtctaactttacggaagaactcattggtgtagccgtctcggcgcatgtatccattccaaacttcttcagtagTTCGACTGTGTActttggttggcttatgaacgttccggcttcaatcttcttaacctgaagtcctaggaagaaactcagttctcccatcatactcatttgaaatttgtcagtcatcatttttgagaatttatcacatagttttggatcggttgatccaaaaataatatcatcaatatatatttgaacaagtaatatgtgttcttttttctcaaatttgaaaagtgttttgtcaactgaacctattg is part of the Impatiens glandulifera chromosome 1, dImpGla2.1, whole genome shotgun sequence genome and encodes:
- the LOC124924114 gene encoding serine/arginine repetitive matrix protein 1-like; translated protein: MVVKKDGRVQAFAMQIVKIIKFLNVELGEGEPLPSANVLNSEQMSKKTAKAARPKSSRTKSSKGTSSSAPLVKVRNKKIPRGRRFKPRPLRRKREGGRHPQRRAPTNRQTPRKLSPRIIHQKEPQTSFSPLPSTQSIPFQSTLHHQGKPNPRGAKKPSQHRRR